Proteins from a genomic interval of Leifsonia shinshuensis:
- a CDS encoding LacI family DNA-binding transcriptional regulator yields MFTPQVVKAPTSADVALAAGVSRATVSFVLNDKPNSRVSDDTRHRVLEAARLLGYTPNTAARSLASGEAVAGLLVASSAADHGATVARALDALLARTVDDGIDALRHADTATTGAEAGQLWAKLRPEAVLAESARCDGEATEVLRLAGVRALIVHGTTAVDYAPSLVIPQRPFGGLAVEHLAALGHEHIVYLAPATPGPAAAERLAGARETAELLGVRLDVTHAAASARTLRDWAHGLRYDAHAPTAIAASDDGLAMAAIRALADAGLRAPADLSVVGADDHPGAADFLPRLSTITFDADALAGTLLDAFARMRAGERVELLEAPPVRLVARESSAAPAR; encoded by the coding sequence ATGTTCACGCCGCAGGTCGTCAAAGCACCGACGAGCGCCGACGTCGCGCTCGCGGCGGGCGTCTCGCGCGCGACGGTGTCGTTCGTCCTCAACGACAAGCCCAACTCCCGAGTGTCCGACGACACCCGGCACCGGGTCTTGGAGGCCGCGCGCCTGCTGGGCTACACGCCCAACACCGCCGCCCGCTCGCTCGCCAGCGGCGAGGCCGTCGCGGGACTGCTCGTCGCGTCGTCGGCCGCCGACCACGGCGCCACCGTCGCGCGGGCGCTGGACGCGCTCCTCGCCCGCACGGTCGACGACGGCATCGACGCGCTCCGGCACGCCGACACGGCGACGACCGGCGCGGAGGCCGGACAACTCTGGGCGAAGCTCCGCCCGGAGGCGGTGCTCGCCGAGTCCGCACGCTGCGACGGCGAGGCCACCGAGGTGCTGCGCCTCGCCGGAGTGCGCGCGCTCATCGTGCACGGCACGACCGCCGTCGACTACGCGCCGTCGCTGGTCATCCCGCAGCGCCCGTTCGGCGGTCTCGCCGTCGAGCATCTCGCCGCGCTCGGCCACGAGCACATCGTCTACCTCGCCCCGGCGACGCCGGGCCCGGCTGCCGCGGAACGCCTGGCCGGGGCGCGGGAGACCGCCGAGCTGCTCGGCGTCCGGCTCGACGTGACGCACGCCGCAGCATCCGCCCGTACCCTTCGTGACTGGGCGCACGGCCTCCGCTACGACGCCCATGCCCCCACGGCGATCGCCGCCTCGGACGACGGCCTGGCGATGGCCGCGATCCGGGCCCTCGCCGACGCGGGCCTCCGCGCGCCCGCCGACCTCTCGGTGGTCGGCGCCGACGACCACCCGGGGGCGGCCGACTTCCTCCCCCGGCTCAGCACGATCACGTTCGACGCCGATGCGCTTGCAGGCACGCTCCTCGACGCGTTCGCCCGGATGCGCGCGGGCGAGCGCGTGGAACTGCTGGAGGCCCCGCCCGTGCGACTCGTCGCGCGGGAATCGTCGGCGGCGCCCGCCCGCTGA
- the tdh gene encoding L-threonine 3-dehydrogenase, producing the protein MKALYKSEAGPGLALVDVPEPEIGPEDVKIRVLRTGICGTDLHILRWDDWAASAVAAPLVPGHEFYGEVVEVGPFVHDVEVGDKVSGEGHIVCGTCRNCRAGRRQMCIRTQGVGVQRDGAFAEYLVLPATNVWVHHTGIEPEVGALFDPLGNAVHTALAFPVVGEDVLVTGCGPIGLMAIAVARHVGARFIVGTDVSAQRLELAKGMGADFTVDVSKHDIREAQRALGMREGFDVGFEMSGAPTALPSMIENMNHGGRIAMLGLPSQQIAIDWGIVVTHMLTLKGIYGREMFETWNAMGAMLQTSKPLHDSIASIVSDRFPARDWEKGFAAAASAGGGKVILDWTEV; encoded by the coding sequence ATGAAGGCCCTGTACAAGAGCGAAGCCGGGCCCGGGCTGGCCCTGGTGGACGTCCCGGAGCCCGAGATCGGGCCGGAGGACGTCAAGATCCGGGTGCTCCGCACCGGCATCTGCGGCACCGACCTGCACATCCTGCGCTGGGACGACTGGGCGGCCTCCGCCGTCGCCGCGCCGCTGGTGCCCGGCCACGAGTTCTACGGCGAGGTCGTCGAGGTCGGGCCGTTCGTCCACGACGTGGAGGTCGGCGACAAGGTCTCCGGCGAGGGTCACATCGTCTGCGGAACCTGCCGCAACTGCCGCGCCGGCCGCCGCCAGATGTGCATCCGCACGCAGGGCGTGGGCGTGCAGCGCGACGGCGCGTTCGCCGAGTACCTCGTCCTCCCCGCCACGAACGTGTGGGTGCACCACACCGGCATCGAGCCGGAGGTCGGCGCCCTGTTCGACCCGCTCGGCAACGCGGTCCACACCGCGCTCGCGTTCCCCGTCGTCGGCGAGGACGTCCTCGTCACCGGCTGCGGCCCGATCGGGCTGATGGCCATCGCCGTCGCCCGCCACGTCGGCGCCCGCTTCATCGTCGGCACCGACGTCAGCGCGCAGCGGCTGGAGCTGGCGAAGGGGATGGGCGCGGACTTCACCGTGGACGTCTCGAAGCACGACATCCGGGAGGCCCAGCGGGCGCTCGGGATGCGCGAGGGCTTCGACGTCGGCTTCGAGATGAGCGGCGCCCCCACCGCGCTGCCCTCGATGATCGAGAACATGAACCACGGCGGCCGGATCGCCATGCTCGGCCTCCCGTCGCAGCAGATCGCCATCGACTGGGGCATCGTCGTGACGCACATGCTCACGCTGAAGGGCATCTACGGCCGCGAGATGTTCGAGACCTGGAACGCGATGGGCGCGATGCTGCAGACGTCGAAGCCGCTGCACGACTCCATCGCCTCGATCGTCTCCGACCGCTTCCCCGCCCGCGACTGGGAGAAGGGGTTCGCCGCGGCTGCCTCGGCCGGCGGCGGCAAGGTCATCCTCGACTGGACGGAGGTCTGA
- a CDS encoding cysteine hydrolase family protein produces the protein MKRALIVIDVQNEYVTGNLKICHPDLMTSIPNIEVAMDAAADHGVKLVLVQHIEDEGSPVFARGSEGAALHSSVADRTPDLLITKQGVSSFAGTQLEQWLRSEGVDTVTIAGYMTQHCCAGTARDAAALGFTVEFLSDATGTLDLVNPAGSISADALHISVLVTMDSEFAAVATTEEWTLAVEAGDTLPASNLWDSTGHARVPGKHEELHKLMREVRAGIDSDIASEEAREFRNTLYVGQGASAAL, from the coding sequence ATGAAGCGCGCACTCATCGTGATCGACGTGCAGAACGAGTACGTCACCGGCAACCTGAAGATCTGCCACCCCGACCTGATGACGTCCATCCCGAACATCGAAGTGGCGATGGACGCCGCCGCCGACCACGGCGTGAAGCTGGTGCTCGTGCAGCACATCGAGGACGAGGGCTCCCCGGTGTTCGCGCGCGGTTCGGAGGGGGCGGCGCTGCACTCGTCGGTCGCCGACCGCACGCCGGACCTCCTGATCACCAAGCAGGGCGTCTCCTCGTTCGCGGGCACGCAGCTGGAGCAGTGGCTGCGCTCCGAGGGCGTGGACACGGTCACGATCGCCGGCTACATGACCCAGCACTGCTGCGCCGGCACGGCCCGCGACGCGGCGGCCCTCGGCTTCACGGTGGAGTTCCTGTCCGACGCGACGGGCACGCTCGACCTGGTCAACCCGGCCGGCTCCATCTCGGCGGACGCCCTCCACATCAGCGTCCTGGTCACGATGGACTCCGAGTTCGCCGCGGTGGCGACCACCGAGGAGTGGACACTGGCGGTGGAGGCCGGCGACACCCTCCCGGCGTCCAACCTCTGGGACAGCACGGGCCACGCGCGGGTGCCGGGCAAGCACGAGGAGCTGCACAAGCTCATGCGCGAGGTGCGCGCGGGCATCGACAGCGACATCGCGTCGGAAGAGGCGCGCGAGTTCCGGAACACGCTGTACGTGGGGCAGGGGGCGTCGGCGGCGTTGTAG
- a CDS encoding MFS transporter → MTTPSDDFPEGPRPVQPTLPPNLSGAPDSVALGSTLTTADSAFSAAPTSAVSAQSPQKVKVRGKLLKLMLWMALANIAVFGIWGAVPGLLLPTQITNIVGKDASVGAFGLIATIGAFAAMVAQPIAGLVSDRTRSRFGRRAPWMVAGGLLGGLSLIFMGASNGIVQLGIAWVMVQVCYNFAQGPLSAILPDRVPSGARGTFSSLSGLGLMVGALGGSIAGAMFLTNVSTGYLVFAGFALIVLVLFVVFNPDRSNKGEPKPPFSLGAFLRTFWVNPVKHPDFFWGFTGRLLLYAGYFMVTGYQLFILRDYVGLGAKAGAFVPLLSLISMAGTIITTLIGGPLSDKLGRRKVVVIVAGSVMALSMLFPLILPSLVGMMLFSFVAGLGFGAFQAVDTALMSEVLPSKDDFAKDLGVLNIAATLPQTLAPGIASIVILTLGGYAALFPIGIVIALLGAFAVLPIKSVR, encoded by the coding sequence GTGACAACGCCGTCTGATGACTTCCCCGAGGGCCCCCGGCCCGTCCAGCCCACGCTCCCCCCGAACCTCTCCGGCGCCCCCGACAGCGTCGCGCTCGGCTCGACCCTGACCACCGCCGACTCGGCGTTCTCGGCCGCCCCGACCTCCGCCGTCTCGGCCCAGTCGCCGCAGAAGGTGAAGGTGCGCGGCAAGCTGCTGAAGCTGATGCTCTGGATGGCGCTGGCCAACATCGCAGTGTTCGGCATCTGGGGAGCGGTTCCCGGCCTGCTGCTGCCGACGCAGATCACGAACATCGTCGGCAAGGACGCGAGTGTGGGAGCGTTCGGCCTCATCGCCACGATCGGTGCGTTCGCGGCGATGGTCGCGCAGCCGATCGCGGGTCTGGTCTCGGACCGCACGCGCAGCCGGTTCGGCCGTCGCGCTCCCTGGATGGTCGCCGGCGGTCTCCTCGGTGGACTCTCACTCATCTTCATGGGCGCCTCGAACGGCATCGTCCAACTCGGCATCGCCTGGGTCATGGTCCAGGTCTGCTACAACTTCGCGCAGGGCCCGCTGTCGGCGATCCTTCCCGACCGGGTCCCGAGCGGAGCGCGCGGCACCTTCTCGTCGCTGTCCGGCCTCGGTCTCATGGTCGGTGCGCTCGGCGGCAGCATCGCGGGTGCGATGTTCCTCACGAACGTCTCGACCGGCTACCTCGTCTTCGCAGGCTTCGCGCTGATCGTGCTCGTGCTCTTCGTCGTGTTCAACCCGGACCGCTCGAACAAGGGCGAGCCGAAGCCCCCGTTCAGCCTGGGCGCCTTCCTGCGGACCTTCTGGGTCAACCCCGTCAAGCACCCGGACTTCTTCTGGGGCTTCACCGGCCGCCTGCTGCTCTACGCGGGCTACTTCATGGTCACCGGCTACCAGCTCTTCATCCTCCGCGACTACGTCGGTCTCGGTGCCAAGGCCGGAGCCTTCGTCCCGCTGCTCAGCCTGATCAGCATGGCCGGCACGATCATCACCACCCTCATCGGTGGTCCGCTGTCCGACAAGCTCGGCCGCCGGAAGGTCGTCGTCATCGTCGCCGGCTCGGTGATGGCGCTGTCGATGCTGTTCCCGCTGATCCTGCCGTCGCTCGTAGGCATGATGCTGTTCTCCTTCGTCGCCGGCCTCGGCTTCGGCGCCTTCCAGGCCGTCGACACGGCGCTCATGAGCGAGGTGCTGCCGTCCAAGGACGACTTCGCCAAGGACCTGGGCGTGCTCAACATCGCCGCCACGCTGCCGCAGACGCTCGCCCCCGGTATCGCGAGCATCGTCATCCTCACTCTCGGCGGCTACGCCGCCCTGTTCCCGATCGGCATCGTGATCGCGCTCCTCGGCGCGTTCGCGGTCCTCCCGATCAAGTCCGTCCGCTAG
- a CDS encoding beta-glucosidase H, producing MTDTTTATDVADEFLDGLLGSLSLEQKVRLLTGASFWTLHDEPQIGLETIVVSDGPAGVRGQLWDERDSSASLPSPTSLAASWDVERVHRLGRLIAAEARRKGVGVALGPTVNIQRSPRGGRHFEAYSEDPWLSGVVGTAFVKGVQSCGVGATPKHYVANDSETDRMTVDVQVDERTLREVYLAPFERMVVEGGAWLVMSSYNSVNGVTMTENDLLRSPLKEEWGFDGVVVSDWMGVRDTVAAGSSAQDLAMPGPDGVWGDALVEAVQAGQVDEAAIDEKVRRILRLAGRLGALEGVEAATPLAEPWPQERIDALLREAAADGMVLVRNEGLLPLDPAAAPTIALLGEHARIARTQGGGSATVFPDHVVTPFDGLVEAYGAERVRYAAGVKSSESVLPIDGRVATDPVTGEPGVHVRFLAEDGAVLLDEHRASGKLVWLGDPILGETAVVEATAEFTAPADGEYSVGFAGLGLFRFEVDGELKSDGLFFPEGTDPFMAFLNPPKQSFPVDLKAGQSVSLRLEHRPQQQAGLAAVMFTFGYEEPFADPEAELARAVELAAASDVAVVVVGTTETLESEGFDRTGLRLPDGQDELVRRVLAVNPRTVVVVNSGGPVILPWLEEAPAVLLTWFPGQETGGALADVLSGAREPGGRIPTTWAADEEDVPVWQVEPIDGKLFYDEKLNVGYREWLRRAALGGPAPAIPFGHGLGYTEWELGESTLDGRTVSVPVTNVGDRAGKQVVQVYLSRVSESDIERPVLWLAGYALIRAEAGEAAVATVELEARSLQYWSVDDHAWRTEPGEYAVQVGTSVATLGEPIRFTV from the coding sequence ATGACCGACACCACCACCGCCACCGACGTCGCCGACGAGTTCCTCGACGGCCTGCTCGGCTCCCTCTCCCTGGAGCAGAAGGTGCGCCTCCTCACCGGAGCGTCCTTCTGGACCCTGCACGACGAGCCCCAGATCGGGCTGGAGACCATCGTGGTCTCCGACGGCCCGGCCGGCGTCCGCGGACAGCTGTGGGACGAGCGCGACTCGTCCGCCAGCCTGCCGTCGCCGACCTCCCTCGCCGCGTCGTGGGACGTCGAGCGGGTGCACCGGCTCGGCCGGCTGATCGCGGCCGAGGCGCGCCGCAAGGGCGTCGGCGTCGCGCTCGGCCCGACCGTCAACATCCAGCGCTCGCCGCGCGGCGGCCGCCACTTCGAGGCGTACAGCGAGGACCCGTGGCTCTCCGGCGTCGTCGGCACCGCCTTCGTGAAGGGCGTCCAGTCCTGCGGTGTGGGCGCCACGCCGAAGCACTACGTGGCGAACGACAGCGAGACCGACCGCATGACGGTCGACGTCCAGGTGGACGAGCGGACCCTGCGCGAGGTGTACCTCGCCCCGTTCGAGCGCATGGTGGTGGAGGGCGGCGCCTGGCTGGTGATGTCCTCCTACAACTCGGTCAACGGTGTGACGATGACCGAGAACGACCTGCTGCGCTCGCCGCTCAAGGAGGAGTGGGGCTTCGACGGCGTCGTGGTCTCCGACTGGATGGGCGTCCGCGACACCGTCGCCGCCGGCAGCTCCGCGCAGGATCTCGCGATGCCCGGCCCGGACGGCGTCTGGGGCGACGCGCTGGTGGAGGCCGTCCAGGCCGGCCAGGTGGACGAGGCCGCCATCGACGAGAAGGTCCGCCGCATCCTCCGCCTGGCGGGCCGCCTCGGCGCGCTGGAGGGTGTGGAGGCCGCGACTCCGCTCGCCGAGCCCTGGCCGCAGGAGCGCATCGACGCCCTGCTGCGGGAGGCCGCGGCCGACGGGATGGTGCTGGTCCGCAACGAGGGTCTGCTGCCGCTCGACCCCGCAGCCGCTCCGACGATCGCGCTGCTGGGCGAGCACGCCCGCATCGCCCGCACGCAGGGCGGCGGCTCGGCGACGGTCTTCCCGGACCACGTGGTCACCCCGTTCGACGGGCTCGTGGAGGCCTACGGCGCCGAGCGCGTCCGTTACGCGGCCGGCGTGAAGTCGTCCGAGTCGGTCCTCCCCATCGACGGGCGCGTCGCGACGGACCCGGTCACCGGGGAGCCCGGCGTGCACGTCCGCTTTCTCGCGGAGGACGGCGCCGTGCTGCTCGACGAGCACCGCGCCTCCGGCAAGCTGGTCTGGCTGGGCGACCCGATCCTCGGCGAGACCGCCGTGGTGGAGGCCACCGCCGAGTTCACCGCGCCGGCGGACGGCGAGTACTCGGTCGGCTTCGCGGGCCTCGGGCTGTTCCGCTTCGAGGTGGACGGCGAGCTGAAGAGCGACGGCCTGTTCTTCCCGGAGGGCACCGACCCGTTCATGGCGTTCCTCAACCCGCCGAAGCAGTCGTTCCCCGTCGACCTGAAGGCCGGCCAGAGCGTCTCGCTGCGGCTGGAGCACCGCCCGCAGCAGCAGGCGGGCCTCGCGGCCGTCATGTTCACCTTCGGCTACGAGGAGCCCTTCGCCGACCCGGAGGCCGAGCTGGCCCGCGCGGTCGAGCTGGCCGCCGCGTCCGATGTCGCCGTGGTGGTGGTCGGGACGACCGAGACGCTGGAGTCGGAAGGCTTCGACCGCACCGGCCTGCGCCTCCCCGACGGCCAGGACGAGCTCGTCCGCCGGGTCCTCGCGGTCAACCCGCGCACCGTCGTGGTCGTGAACTCCGGCGGCCCGGTCATCCTCCCCTGGCTGGAGGAGGCGCCGGCCGTGCTGCTCACCTGGTTCCCCGGCCAGGAGACCGGCGGGGCGCTCGCCGACGTGCTCTCCGGCGCCCGCGAGCCCGGCGGCCGCATCCCGACCACCTGGGCGGCGGACGAGGAGGACGTGCCGGTCTGGCAGGTCGAGCCGATCGACGGGAAGCTGTTCTACGACGAGAAGCTGAACGTCGGCTACCGCGAGTGGCTGCGCCGCGCGGCCCTCGGCGGCCCGGCCCCGGCCATCCCGTTCGGCCACGGCCTCGGCTACACCGAGTGGGAGCTCGGCGAGTCCACCCTCGACGGCCGCACCGTCAGCGTCCCGGTCACGAACGTCGGCGACCGAGCGGGCAAGCAGGTCGTGCAGGTCTACCTGTCGCGCGTCTCGGAGTCCGACATCGAGCGCCCCGTGCTCTGGCTGGCCGGCTACGCCCTCATCCGCGCGGAGGCGGGCGAGGCCGCGGTCGCGACCGTGGAGCTGGAAGCGCGCTCGCTGCAGTACTGGTCGGTCGACGACCACGCCTGGCGCACCGAGCCCGGCGAATACGCGGTCCAGGTCGGCACGTCGGTCGCCACCCTCGGGGAGCCCATCCGGTTCACCGTGTGA
- a CDS encoding isochorismatase family protein produces the protein MTTLHGREGSALLVIDVQNGVIGGAYRRDEVVRNIAGLVERARSEGVPVVWIQHSDENVEYGSEAWEYVPELSRDDAEALVPKHYADAFEDTRLEEVLAAAGVGRLVVTGSQTDECIRSTIHGGLTRGYDVTLVGDAHTTEDLSEWGAPTPDLVIAHTNLYWGNHRAPGRTAEVVGSEDVVFG, from the coding sequence ATGACCACACTCCATGGCCGCGAGGGCTCGGCGCTGCTCGTGATCGACGTTCAGAACGGTGTGATCGGCGGCGCGTACCGCCGGGACGAGGTGGTGCGGAACATCGCCGGGCTCGTCGAGCGGGCGCGCTCCGAGGGCGTTCCTGTCGTGTGGATCCAGCACTCCGACGAGAACGTCGAGTACGGCAGCGAGGCCTGGGAGTACGTGCCGGAGCTGAGCAGGGACGACGCCGAGGCGCTGGTCCCCAAGCACTACGCCGACGCGTTCGAGGACACGCGGCTGGAGGAGGTGCTCGCCGCGGCGGGCGTCGGACGGCTCGTGGTGACCGGGTCGCAGACCGACGAGTGCATCCGGTCCACCATCCACGGCGGCCTCACCCGCGGCTACGACGTGACGCTGGTCGGCGACGCCCACACCACGGAGGACCTGAGCGAGTGGGGTGCGCCGACACCGGACCTCGTCATCGCGCACACCAACCTCTACTGGGGCAACCACCGGGCGCCTGGGCGCACGGCGGAGGTCGTCGGGAGCGAGGACGTCGTCTTCGGCTGA
- a CDS encoding glycine C-acetyltransferase, producing MYGTFRDHLAAQLTEIEEAGLTKRERSIHGPQAALITADGAEVLNFCANNYLGLADHPALRDAAKSALDEWGYGMASVRFICGTQEQHLELERRVSAFLGTEATILFSSCFDANGGVFETLFSAEDAIVSDELNHASIIDGIRLSKAQRYRYKNRDLDDLRAQLTAARDAGARYTVIVTDGVFSMDGYIAPLREICDLADEFGALVFVDDSHAVGFVGEHGRGTPELCGVADRVDIYTGTFGKALGGASGGYVSSRKEVVDLLRQRARPYLFSNTLAPSIVAGTLAALDLLEQSDELRARLVSNAALFRELMTEAGFDLLPGEHPIVPVMFGDAALTARIADEMQKHGVYVTAFSFPVVPRGKARIRVQLSAAHTEDEIRRCVAAFSAARDAVAA from the coding sequence ATGTACGGGACGTTTCGCGACCACCTGGCGGCGCAGCTGACGGAGATCGAGGAGGCCGGGCTCACCAAGCGCGAGCGCAGCATCCACGGTCCGCAGGCGGCGCTGATCACCGCGGACGGCGCGGAGGTGCTGAACTTCTGCGCCAACAACTACCTCGGCCTCGCCGACCACCCGGCCCTCCGCGACGCGGCGAAGTCCGCGCTCGACGAGTGGGGCTACGGGATGGCCAGCGTGCGCTTCATCTGCGGCACGCAGGAGCAGCACCTGGAACTGGAGCGCCGCGTGTCGGCGTTCCTCGGCACCGAAGCGACCATCCTGTTCTCGTCGTGCTTCGACGCCAACGGCGGCGTGTTCGAGACGCTGTTCTCGGCGGAGGACGCGATCGTCTCCGACGAGCTCAACCACGCCTCGATCATCGACGGCATCCGGCTGTCGAAGGCGCAGCGCTACCGCTACAAGAACCGCGACCTGGACGACCTGCGCGCCCAGCTCACCGCGGCTCGCGATGCGGGGGCGCGCTACACCGTGATCGTCACCGACGGCGTGTTCTCGATGGACGGCTACATCGCCCCGCTGCGGGAGATCTGCGACCTGGCCGACGAGTTCGGCGCGCTCGTGTTCGTGGACGACTCGCACGCTGTCGGCTTCGTCGGCGAGCACGGCCGCGGCACTCCGGAGCTCTGCGGCGTCGCCGACCGCGTCGACATCTATACCGGCACCTTCGGCAAGGCGCTCGGCGGTGCCTCGGGAGGCTACGTGTCGTCCCGCAAGGAGGTCGTCGACCTGCTGCGCCAGCGCGCCCGGCCGTACCTGTTCTCGAACACGCTCGCGCCGTCCATCGTCGCCGGCACGCTCGCCGCGCTCGACCTGCTGGAGCAGTCGGACGAGCTGCGCGCGCGCCTCGTGAGCAACGCCGCGCTGTTCCGCGAGCTCATGACCGAGGCCGGCTTCGATCTGCTGCCCGGCGAGCACCCGATCGTGCCGGTGATGTTCGGCGACGCCGCGCTCACCGCGCGGATCGCGGACGAGATGCAGAAGCACGGCGTGTACGTGACGGCGTTCTCGTTCCCGGTGGTGCCGCGCGGCAAGGCGCGCATCCGCGTGCAGCTGTCCGCCGCGCACACCGAGGACGAGATCCGCCGCTGCGTCGCGGCCTTCAGCGCGGCGCGGGACGCCGTCGCCGCCTGA
- a CDS encoding alpha/beta hydrolase-fold protein: protein MGTLAWLTLALGLLAAYPVARFAVRGWRFRAGLTVRAVIVGQVAGLAFILAWCLISPRPDLGGAGWFAIALASLALPLALGDALQSSGGLRAVSIVLASVIGVAGVGAGALTLPQTLATATVAGKAVPVTEETLTDGAQLTIHVPPTASGFAARDAHLFVPPGWLRNPSTTRPVVEMMMGQPGSPNLGATLDALHALGGERLDDAPFILVVDQLGNIKANPPCSDTSAGKLDTYLSKDVPDWIRGNLPVSGDRLDWAIAGYSHGGECAAYLGAKHPNVWANVVSISGPDKPGEHRPIYTRDTYYGGSQSAFEATWPANILASTRYPEKMTGIFVAGALDPHFRPQVEATATAAEKAGWKVTYWAVPDSTHTQALQPGLKTAYNQLIGGWVASGAVVATGDRFLCSSDQTARACGLTQASAVAGTVAIADLSVLAVFLGAQLLLFFRRGRRLRADAA from the coding sequence GTGGGGACTCTCGCCTGGCTGACGCTCGCCCTCGGGCTGCTCGCCGCCTATCCGGTGGCGCGCTTCGCCGTGCGCGGGTGGCGGTTCCGCGCCGGCCTGACGGTGCGCGCCGTCATCGTCGGCCAGGTCGCCGGGCTGGCGTTCATCCTCGCCTGGTGCCTGATCTCCCCGCGCCCCGACCTGGGCGGCGCCGGCTGGTTCGCCATTGCGCTCGCGTCCCTGGCCCTCCCCCTGGCGCTCGGCGACGCGCTGCAGTCGAGCGGCGGCCTCCGCGCGGTCTCGATCGTGCTCGCCTCCGTGATCGGGGTCGCCGGCGTCGGCGCCGGGGCGCTCACGCTCCCGCAGACCCTCGCGACCGCGACGGTCGCTGGGAAGGCCGTGCCGGTCACCGAGGAGACGCTGACGGACGGCGCCCAGCTCACCATCCACGTCCCGCCGACGGCCTCCGGGTTCGCCGCCCGCGACGCCCACCTCTTCGTGCCGCCCGGGTGGCTGCGCAACCCCTCGACCACCCGCCCGGTCGTCGAGATGATGATGGGCCAGCCCGGCAGCCCGAACCTCGGGGCGACGCTCGACGCCCTCCACGCCCTCGGCGGCGAGCGGCTGGACGACGCCCCCTTCATCCTGGTGGTGGACCAGCTCGGCAACATCAAGGCGAACCCGCCGTGCAGCGACACGAGCGCGGGCAAGCTCGACACCTACCTGTCGAAGGACGTCCCGGACTGGATCCGCGGCAACCTCCCGGTGAGCGGCGACCGCCTGGACTGGGCCATCGCCGGATACTCGCACGGCGGCGAGTGCGCGGCCTACCTCGGCGCGAAGCACCCGAATGTCTGGGCGAACGTCGTCTCCATCTCCGGGCCGGACAAGCCGGGCGAGCACCGCCCGATCTACACCCGGGACACCTACTACGGCGGAAGCCAGTCCGCGTTCGAGGCCACCTGGCCGGCGAACATCCTGGCGTCCACCCGGTACCCCGAGAAGATGACCGGGATCTTCGTGGCCGGCGCGCTGGACCCCCACTTCCGCCCGCAGGTCGAGGCGACGGCGACCGCCGCGGAGAAGGCGGGCTGGAAGGTCACCTACTGGGCCGTTCCCGACTCCACCCACACCCAGGCGCTGCAGCCGGGGCTGAAGACCGCGTACAACCAGCTGATCGGCGGCTGGGTCGCGTCGGGCGCCGTCGTGGCCACCGGCGACCGGTTCCTCTGCAGCTCCGACCAGACGGCCCGCGCGTGCGGGCTCACCCAGGCGTCCGCCGTGGCGGGCACGGTCGCGATCGCGGACCTCAGCGTGCTCGCCGTGTTCCTCGGTGCGCAGCTGCTGCTGTTCTTCCGCCGCGGACGCCGCCTCCGCGCCGACGCGGCCTGA
- a CDS encoding GAP family protein, which translates to MWSPFGHVLAEFFPLAVGVAISSTPLIAVLVIALGRSGAVRGAALVLGRFLGIVVVVGAFAAASELFVDLRGSDVALHVVTAVVGVGMMTIGVITWVKRPRGAIAGTPPKWLTSLTRVSAPNAFGLGFALATANVKELALGAGAGVVIGGSLTEPPPTIAAVALFAAIGIVTVSVPVVAVAVSGERIRPRLDRIRAALERSSRTITCVVLVLFGSVLVGNSFL; encoded by the coding sequence ATGTGGTCCCCGTTCGGGCACGTCCTCGCCGAGTTCTTCCCGCTCGCGGTCGGGGTGGCGATCAGCTCGACGCCGCTCATCGCGGTGCTCGTGATCGCGCTCGGCCGGAGCGGCGCCGTGCGCGGGGCCGCGCTGGTCCTCGGGCGCTTCCTCGGCATCGTCGTCGTGGTCGGCGCCTTCGCGGCCGCGTCGGAGCTGTTCGTCGACCTGCGCGGCTCGGACGTCGCCCTCCACGTCGTCACCGCGGTCGTCGGGGTGGGGATGATGACCATCGGCGTCATCACCTGGGTCAAGCGTCCGCGTGGCGCCATCGCGGGCACACCGCCGAAGTGGCTGACCTCCCTGACCCGCGTCTCCGCCCCGAACGCCTTCGGCCTGGGCTTCGCGCTCGCGACGGCGAACGTGAAGGAGCTCGCCCTCGGCGCCGGAGCCGGCGTCGTGATCGGCGGCTCGCTCACGGAGCCGCCGCCCACCATCGCGGCCGTCGCCTTATTCGCCGCCATCGGGATCGTCACCGTGAGCGTCCCCGTGGTCGCCGTCGCGGTCAGCGGCGAGCGCATCCGGCCACGCCTCGACCGGATCCGCGCCGCGCTGGAGCGCTCCAGCCGGACCATCACCTGCGTGGTGCTGGTGCTGTTCGGGTCGGTGCTGGTGGGGAACTCGTTCCTGTGA